One window of the Pseudofrankia sp. DC12 genome contains the following:
- a CDS encoding type III pantothenate kinase: protein MLLTIDIGNTNTVLGVFEGETLADSWRVRTQANATSDELAFLYRGLIGEYKIDGVAVCSTVPAALREIRRMAGRLFRHVPVVVVEPGTRTGVPILIDNPKEAGADRIMNTLAAHHLHGGPTIVVDFGTSTNIDVVSARGEFLGGALAPGIEIALDALASRAAQLRKVELVPPRSVIGKGTVEALQSGMIYGVAGQVDGLVRRIRAELGTEATTVATGGLAPLVLKESETLQVHEPHLTLIGLRLVFAKNV, encoded by the coding sequence ATGCTGCTGACGATCGACATCGGCAACACCAACACGGTCCTCGGCGTGTTCGAGGGCGAGACGCTCGCCGACTCCTGGCGGGTCCGCACCCAGGCCAACGCCACCTCCGACGAGCTGGCGTTCCTCTACCGCGGCCTGATCGGCGAGTACAAGATCGACGGAGTGGCGGTGTGCTCGACGGTCCCGGCGGCACTGCGCGAGATCCGCAGGATGGCCGGCCGGCTGTTCCGCCACGTCCCGGTGGTGGTCGTCGAGCCCGGCACCCGCACCGGCGTCCCGATCCTGATCGACAACCCGAAGGAAGCCGGCGCCGACCGGATCATGAACACGCTGGCGGCCCACCACCTGCACGGCGGCCCGACGATCGTCGTCGACTTCGGCACGTCGACGAACATCGACGTCGTCTCGGCGCGCGGGGAGTTCCTCGGGGGGGCGCTCGCGCCAGGGATCGAGATCGCACTGGACGCGCTCGCCTCCCGGGCGGCCCAGCTGCGCAAGGTCGAGCTGGTACCGCCGCGGTCGGTGATCGGCAAGGGGACGGTCGAGGCGCTGCAGTCCGGGATGATCTACGGCGTGGCCGGGCAGGTGGACGGGCTGGTGCGCCGCATCCGGGCCGAGCTCGGCACCGAGGCCACCACGGTCGCGACCGGCGGCCTCGCCCCGCTCGTCCTCAAGGAGAGCGAGACCCTCCAGGTGCACGAGCCGCACCTGACGCTGATCGGGCTACGGCTCGTCTTCGCCAAGAATGTGTGA
- the nadC gene encoding carboxylating nicotinate-nucleotide diphosphorylase, with product MSPRIKATHGFGFSPATDRATLARRPGWSAATERALLAAGLDPSAVADVVARAIAEDLPAASGLGVDVTSAATVPAGLVAVGRIVSRARGVVAGLPVAAAVFDAVAGPDAEVTLTAADGDRIGPGTEVLRVRGPVRGLLTAERTALNLLCHLSGVATATRAWADAIAGTGAAVRDTRKTMPGLRALEKYAVRAGGGVNHRMSLVDAALVKDNHVVAAGGVAEAFAAVRAAFPGLPVEVECDTVDQVREAVAAGADLILLDNMTPDELRAAVALARAASPRAKNGPAGVLLEASGGLTLDVAAEVAATGVDYLAVGGITHSVTALDLGLDLTLDK from the coding sequence GTGAGCCCCAGAATCAAGGCGACCCACGGGTTCGGGTTTTCGCCGGCGACCGACCGCGCGACGCTCGCGCGGCGCCCCGGCTGGTCGGCCGCGACCGAGCGGGCTCTGCTGGCGGCCGGCCTCGACCCGTCGGCCGTCGCCGACGTGGTGGCCCGGGCGATCGCCGAGGACCTGCCCGCCGCGAGCGGGCTCGGGGTGGACGTCACGTCGGCCGCCACCGTGCCCGCCGGCCTGGTGGCCGTCGGGCGGATCGTCTCCCGGGCCCGCGGCGTGGTCGCCGGGCTCCCGGTGGCGGCCGCCGTGTTCGACGCCGTGGCCGGACCGGACGCCGAGGTGACCCTGACGGCCGCCGACGGTGACCGGATCGGGCCCGGCACCGAGGTGCTGCGGGTCCGCGGCCCGGTGCGCGGCCTGCTGACCGCCGAGCGCACCGCGCTCAACCTGCTCTGCCACCTGTCCGGCGTCGCGACCGCCACCCGCGCCTGGGCCGACGCGATCGCCGGGACGGGCGCCGCCGTCCGGGACACCCGCAAGACCATGCCCGGGCTGCGCGCGCTGGAGAAGTACGCGGTGCGGGCCGGCGGTGGGGTCAACCACCGGATGTCGCTGGTGGACGCGGCGCTGGTGAAGGACAACCACGTGGTCGCCGCCGGCGGCGTGGCGGAGGCGTTCGCCGCCGTCCGCGCGGCGTTCCCCGGCCTGCCGGTCGAAGTCGAGTGCGACACCGTCGACCAGGTCCGCGAGGCCGTCGCTGCCGGCGCCGACCTGATCCTGCTGGACAACATGACCCCGGACGAGCTGCGCGCCGCGGTGGCGCTGGCCCGGGCCGCGTCCCCACGGGCCAAGAACGGGCCGGCCGGGGTGCTGCTGGAAGCCAGTGGTGGCCTCACGCTCGACGTCGCCGCCGAGGTCGCGGCCACCGGGGTCGACTACCTCGCTGTCGGCGGCATCACGCACTCGGTGACCGCGCTGGATCTCGGCCTCGACCTCACCCTGGACAAGTAG